A single genomic interval of Alistipes provencensis harbors:
- a CDS encoding nucleotide pyrophosphohydrolase, with the protein MDKYREIIAELMQFTTDRDWDQFHDSKNLALAISIEAAELNELFLWKKDAEVESVNKERLEEELADILSYALLLAEKHNIDIYDIIHRKIQRNAEKYPVEKARGTAKKYNEL; encoded by the coding sequence ATGGATAAATACAGAGAAATAATTGCTGAATTAATGCAGTTTACCACAGACAGAGACTGGGATCAATTCCATGACTCAAAAAATCTGGCCTTAGCTATTTCCATTGAAGCAGCTGAATTGAATGAGCTATTCTTGTGGAAAAAGGATGCTGAGGTAGAATCGGTCAATAAAGAAAGATTGGAAGAGGAATTAGCTGATATTTTATCATATGCCTTATTGCTGGCAGAAAAGCATAACATAGATATCTACGACATCATCCATAGAAAGATACAAAGAAATGCCGAAAAATATCCCGTGGAGAAAGCTAGAGGAACAGCAAAGAAATATAATGAATTATGA
- a CDS encoding DUF2075 domain-containing protein, whose amino-acid sequence MRLYAGTSTNFIALNFNNQIADLLKTEFRVQFGYNPSMNEVMSWQNSLYRVANMIDRSGLHDNGIFVEYQLPLSSKRIDIVITGTDLKKTKNSVIIELKQWSQCTLTEFDSDKVVTWVGGGNKHVLHPSVQVGNYKYYLQDNNSAFYDEKDPVHLYACSFLHNYNPQDGDPIFDKRFESALTRFPVYTAEDTDKLSSFLCDRLSQGEGMEILSKIENSKLTPSKKLLKQVSGAIKEKLKHKGEFKVFGQHKVKDDYTLLDEQLVVYDTIMSVVRKGLSQRQQYAVIVKGGAGTGKSVIGLQLLADLAALGYNAHYATGSGSFTKTLRKIVGAGTDNLFKYFMSYGTAQPRELDVLIMDEAHRIREKTGYPFKSTGRPQVEDLIRATKVALFFIDDFQCVRKGEIGSSQYIKNEAERLGCKVFEYELESQFRCGGSDGYANWIDNTLQIKDTANAFWNDEPTFEFKIFDSPESLENAIRIKNEEGYTARVMAGFCWKWSKELDTDRTLAKDVKVGAYERPWNARPDLDNLPVGIPKSDFWAYDKGGIDQVGCIYTAQGFEFDYAGVIFGTDLRFNLDRSEWEGHPEDSFDEPVKSADDFLQLVKNTYRVLLTRGMKGCYVYFVDKDTERFFRSRIKNSTL is encoded by the coding sequence ATGAGATTATACGCAGGAACATCAACTAATTTCATTGCACTGAATTTCAACAATCAGATTGCAGATCTGTTAAAGACGGAGTTTCGCGTCCAATTCGGCTACAATCCCTCTATGAATGAGGTAATGTCGTGGCAAAATTCCTTATACCGAGTCGCCAATATGATTGATAGGAGTGGTCTGCATGACAATGGCATTTTTGTAGAGTATCAACTCCCTTTAAGCTCTAAGCGGATCGATATTGTCATAACAGGAACTGATTTGAAGAAAACGAAAAATTCAGTTATTATTGAACTAAAGCAATGGAGCCAATGCACTCTAACAGAATTTGACAGTGATAAAGTTGTTACATGGGTAGGCGGAGGGAACAAACATGTACTGCACCCATCTGTTCAGGTCGGCAATTACAAATATTATTTACAGGATAACAACTCTGCATTTTATGACGAGAAAGATCCGGTTCATCTTTATGCGTGCAGTTTCCTCCACAACTATAATCCTCAAGATGGAGATCCCATCTTCGACAAACGTTTCGAATCTGCCTTAACCCGCTTCCCCGTCTATACTGCAGAAGACACGGATAAATTATCTTCATTTTTATGTGATCGCCTAAGCCAAGGCGAGGGAATGGAGATATTGAGTAAAATAGAGAACAGCAAGCTGACCCCATCAAAGAAACTACTCAAGCAGGTATCCGGAGCAATTAAAGAGAAATTAAAACACAAAGGAGAATTTAAAGTATTTGGGCAACACAAGGTTAAAGATGACTATACGCTCTTAGACGAGCAGTTAGTCGTCTATGACACCATTATGTCTGTTGTCCGAAAAGGACTCTCACAGCGCCAACAATATGCTGTCATTGTCAAAGGAGGAGCTGGCACAGGCAAAAGTGTAATAGGGCTGCAGTTACTTGCCGATCTTGCTGCACTAGGTTACAATGCCCATTATGCAACAGGTTCCGGATCATTTACCAAAACACTTAGAAAAATCGTCGGTGCCGGAACGGACAATCTATTTAAATACTTCATGTCCTATGGAACAGCACAACCTCGCGAGCTGGATGTATTGATTATGGATGAAGCCCATCGTATTAGAGAAAAAACCGGATATCCGTTTAAAAGTACAGGTCGGCCACAAGTAGAGGATCTTATTAGGGCGACAAAGGTAGCCCTATTCTTTATCGATGATTTTCAGTGTGTTCGCAAAGGAGAGATTGGTTCATCCCAGTATATCAAAAATGAGGCAGAACGCCTCGGTTGCAAGGTATTTGAATACGAATTAGAGTCTCAATTCCGGTGTGGGGGCTCCGATGGTTATGCCAACTGGATAGATAATACTTTGCAGATCAAGGATACCGCAAACGCTTTTTGGAACGATGAACCCACATTCGAATTCAAAATCTTCGATTCACCGGAATCTTTAGAGAACGCAATCCGGATTAAAAACGAAGAGGGATATACCGCTCGCGTCATGGCTGGCTTCTGCTGGAAATGGAGCAAAGAATTAGATACGGATCGGACTCTAGCGAAAGATGTAAAAGTGGGAGCCTATGAAAGACCATGGAATGCCCGTCCTGATTTAGACAATTTGCCTGTGGGTATCCCCAAGTCCGATTTCTGGGCCTATGACAAAGGCGGCATCGATCAGGTCGGTTGCATATACACTGCCCAGGGATTTGAGTTCGATTATGCCGGTGTAATTTTCGGTACAGACCTGCGTTTCAACCTGGATAGATCAGAATGGGAAGGTCATCCGGAAGATTCGTTCGATGAACCAGTTAAAAGTGCAGATGATTTTCTGCAGTTAGTGAAAAACACTTATCGCGTCTTACTGACTCGAGGCATGAAGGGCTGCTATGTCTATTTTGTGGATAAGGATACGGAAAGATTCTTCCGATCCCGAATAAAGAACAGTACATTATAA
- a CDS encoding DUF2075 domain-containing protein — MEIKKLPFGIKWPVVYIIHDNESAYVGESVNIAIRINDHLKSAQKKSLNNIYIIHNKSFNKSAILDIERFLIEHIWAEGKYMMLNANHGYLAHNYYRCEQYRKEFKHIWQLLKEQGLAQNDTKEIQNSDRFKYSPYKTPTTEQYEIIRQILRDLKTDMTIGLTSQSTVVNGGSGTGKSVLGIFLLKLLADAKSDQIIRLQSEESEPSEGDLNYLADQLPRKLKIGYVVPTQNFRSTLKKVFRTITPKATDDSRDSAPKILSPHDVAKSDTDYDLLIVDEAHRLRRRYALPGGYTYKQFDDNNKRLGLSQHGTELDWIVKKSKYQLFFYDAGQSIKPTDVSKERFNHLLQDQSTRQYQLTSQLRCKGGNDYIQYLEDIFNDADPQTLSFKGYSLRLYEDVNDMVKAIIRLDKKYGLCRNIAGYAWDWKTKKKPKGKRAKKTAKELIKKGLYDIEIPGQEHTYKYVWNMQDTDWINAFDSVNQIGCIHTIQGYDLNYAGVILGPDIDLSDKTGKIIIHPENYKDTKGKEGITDDELFILIKNIYKTNLARGINGTFIYVYNKKLRDHFKKYMNFIPHN; from the coding sequence ATGGAAATAAAAAAACTGCCATTTGGAATCAAATGGCCAGTTGTTTATATCATTCATGATAATGAATCGGCCTATGTCGGAGAATCTGTAAATATCGCAATAAGAATCAATGATCATTTAAAATCAGCACAGAAAAAATCACTGAACAACATATATATCATCCACAACAAATCTTTCAATAAATCCGCAATATTAGACATAGAAAGATTTCTCATCGAACACATTTGGGCGGAAGGTAAATATATGATGTTGAATGCGAACCATGGATACCTTGCTCATAATTATTATAGATGCGAACAATACCGGAAAGAATTCAAGCATATCTGGCAGTTACTTAAAGAGCAGGGACTGGCCCAAAACGATACCAAAGAGATACAAAATTCCGACCGTTTCAAATACTCGCCCTATAAGACACCGACGACTGAGCAATATGAAATCATCAGGCAGATTCTCCGGGACTTGAAAACGGATATGACGATCGGTCTGACGTCCCAGAGCACCGTGGTCAACGGAGGTTCCGGGACAGGAAAATCCGTTTTAGGCATCTTTTTACTGAAATTATTAGCCGATGCAAAATCGGATCAGATAATACGACTGCAATCCGAAGAATCGGAACCGTCCGAAGGAGACCTGAATTATCTTGCGGATCAACTGCCTCGCAAACTGAAGATCGGTTATGTGGTTCCGACCCAAAATTTCCGGTCAACACTTAAAAAAGTTTTCAGGACGATAACTCCGAAGGCAACTGACGACAGCAGGGATTCAGCGCCTAAAATACTGAGTCCGCATGATGTAGCAAAATCGGATACAGATTATGATTTACTAATAGTCGATGAAGCTCATCGATTGAGAAGACGGTATGCCCTTCCCGGAGGATATACATATAAACAGTTTGATGATAACAACAAGAGATTAGGGTTAAGTCAGCATGGAACGGAACTGGACTGGATTGTAAAAAAAAGTAAATATCAGTTGTTCTTCTATGATGCTGGTCAATCAATCAAACCGACTGATGTATCCAAAGAGCGTTTCAATCATTTATTACAAGATCAATCCACACGCCAATATCAATTAACATCTCAACTGAGATGCAAAGGAGGTAATGACTATATCCAGTATCTCGAAGATATCTTTAATGATGCCGATCCCCAAACGCTTTCTTTCAAAGGGTACTCACTCCGTTTGTATGAAGATGTAAACGACATGGTCAAAGCAATTATCCGACTGGATAAAAAGTATGGACTGTGCCGTAATATAGCTGGATATGCATGGGATTGGAAAACTAAAAAGAAACCAAAAGGAAAAAGGGCGAAAAAAACGGCCAAAGAACTGATAAAAAAAGGCTTATACGACATTGAGATTCCAGGCCAAGAGCATACATACAAATATGTTTGGAATATGCAGGATACAGATTGGATCAATGCCTTCGATTCAGTCAACCAAATAGGTTGTATCCATACAATACAAGGATACGACCTCAATTATGCAGGCGTAATTCTGGGTCCAGACATTGACCTCAGCGATAAAACGGGGAAAATTATAATCCACCCTGAAAACTATAAAGACACAAAGGGCAAAGAAGGCATTACAGACGACGAATTGTTCATTCTCATTAAAAACATATATAAAACGAATCTCGCACGAGGTATTAATGGAACGTTCATATATGTCTATAATAAAAAATTAAGGGATCATTTCAAGAAATACATGAACTTTATTCCCCATAATTAA
- a CDS encoding alpha-L-arabinofuranosidase C-terminal domain-containing protein: protein MKRLLFLLALAASFAVQAQHTMTVDMAGPTVRIEPTMYGIFFEDINFGADGGLYAELVKNRSFEFPQALVGWIPFGDVTVRDADPCFDRNPHYVRIVNDGRRSRAGLDNEGFRGIGLEKGRKYRFSAYVRTPEATPMKLSVELVNGNAENLLRQEVEVAGSAWQKVTAVLESPFTDARSRLRVVLATPGAVEMDHISLFPVDTWKGRENGLRRDLAQALFDLNPGVFRFPGGCIIEGSDLATRYDWKKSVGPVENRPLNENRWNYTFAHKAAPDYFQSYGMGFYELFLLSEDIGAEPLPVVNCGLACQFESREVVPLEELDAYVQDALDLIEFANGDPSTAWGRVRAEMGHPEPFGLKMIAVGNEQWGEVYPERLERFVKAIRTKYPAIRIVGSAGPGPAGEQFDYLWPEMKRLGVDLVDEHYYMPPEWFFANAARYDGYDRQGPKVFAGEYASHDHASGKANNYLSALSEAAFMTGLERNADVVPLATYAPLLAHVDAWQWNPDLIWFDNLRMMRTPNYYVQQLYGMNPGNDVLPLRMDGKPVAGQEQLYATAALDAATGEVILKIVNASAVPQSVRIGFEGLKKRRIVSGTCTYLQSDDLQAVNTLDREPIAPRIRPVAVGDREVSLTLDPNFFGVYRLQVR from the coding sequence ATGAAACGACTCCTCTTTTTGCTGGCGCTGGCCGCCTCGTTCGCGGTGCAGGCGCAGCACACGATGACGGTCGACATGGCCGGACCGACCGTCCGGATCGAGCCGACGATGTACGGCATCTTTTTCGAGGACATCAACTTCGGTGCCGACGGCGGGCTTTACGCCGAACTGGTGAAGAACCGTTCGTTCGAGTTCCCGCAGGCGCTGGTGGGTTGGATCCCGTTCGGTGATGTGACGGTGCGGGATGCCGATCCCTGTTTCGACCGCAATCCGCACTACGTCCGCATCGTCAACGACGGACGCCGTTCGCGGGCGGGGCTCGACAACGAGGGTTTCCGCGGCATCGGGCTCGAAAAAGGCAGGAAATATCGCTTCTCGGCCTATGTCCGGACCCCGGAGGCGACCCCGATGAAACTCTCGGTAGAGCTGGTGAACGGTAATGCCGAGAACCTGCTGCGGCAGGAGGTCGAGGTGGCAGGTTCCGCATGGCAGAAAGTTACGGCCGTTTTGGAATCGCCTTTCACTGATGCCCGTTCGCGGCTGCGCGTTGTGCTGGCGACTCCCGGTGCGGTCGAAATGGACCATATTTCGCTCTTCCCCGTCGATACATGGAAAGGCCGCGAAAACGGACTGCGCAGGGATCTCGCGCAGGCGCTCTTCGACCTCAATCCCGGGGTGTTCCGTTTCCCGGGAGGCTGTATCATCGAAGGCAGCGATCTGGCGACGCGTTACGACTGGAAAAAGAGCGTCGGACCGGTGGAGAACCGTCCGCTCAACGAGAACCGCTGGAACTACACCTTTGCGCACAAGGCCGCACCGGACTATTTCCAAAGTTACGGAATGGGTTTCTATGAGCTCTTTCTGCTGAGCGAGGACATCGGTGCCGAGCCGCTTCCGGTGGTCAACTGCGGCCTTGCGTGCCAGTTCGAGAGCCGCGAGGTCGTGCCGTTGGAAGAGCTGGACGCCTATGTGCAGGATGCGCTCGACCTGATCGAGTTCGCCAACGGCGATCCCTCGACTGCATGGGGCCGGGTGCGCGCCGAGATGGGGCATCCCGAGCCGTTCGGACTGAAAATGATCGCCGTCGGCAACGAGCAGTGGGGTGAGGTCTATCCCGAGCGGCTGGAGCGGTTCGTCAAGGCCATCCGTACGAAATATCCCGCCATCCGGATCGTCGGATCGGCAGGTCCCGGACCCGCCGGAGAGCAGTTCGACTACCTCTGGCCGGAGATGAAGCGTCTCGGTGTGGATTTGGTCGATGAGCATTACTATATGCCGCCTGAGTGGTTCTTCGCCAATGCCGCCCGCTATGACGGTTACGACCGGCAGGGTCCGAAGGTGTTCGCCGGGGAGTATGCCTCCCACGACCATGCGTCGGGCAAGGCCAACAACTACCTTTCGGCGCTCTCTGAGGCAGCCTTTATGACGGGGTTGGAACGCAATGCCGATGTGGTCCCTCTGGCGACTTATGCGCCGCTGCTGGCCCATGTCGATGCATGGCAGTGGAATCCCGACCTGATCTGGTTCGACAACCTGCGCATGATGCGCACACCCAACTATTATGTGCAGCAGCTTTACGGCATGAATCCCGGGAACGATGTGCTGCCGCTCCGCATGGACGGAAAGCCGGTTGCCGGACAGGAACAGCTTTATGCCACGGCAGCTCTGGATGCCGCGACGGGTGAGGTGATCCTGAAGATCGTCAATGCCTCTGCTGTGCCGCAGTCAGTGCGGATCGGGTTCGAGGGGCTAAAGAAACGGCGGATCGTGTCGGGCACTTGCACCTATCTGCAGAGCGACGATCTGCAGGCTGTGAATACGCTGGACCGCGAACCGATCGCGCCGCGCATCCGCCCCGTGGCGGTCGGTGACCGCGAGGTCTCGCTTACGCTCGATCCTAACTTTTTCGGAGTCTATCGGTTGCAGGTCCGCTGA
- a CDS encoding aldose epimerase family protein, whose product MNRMIILLCAALTAACAGGQQDGLTLSGLKQSDFQSEVDGKKTDLFILKNDNGMEVCVTNLGGRIVSVMVPDRDGIMRDVVLGFDRIADYETIPSDFGATIGRYANRIGQGRITLDGTEYQLPQNNYGHCLHGGPRGFQYRVFDAVQKSDREVELTYTAKDGEEGFPGNFDCRVTMTLTDDNAIDIRYAAETDKTTVVNMTNHSYFNLDGDPSKDNSEWLLTVNADSYTPVDSTFMTTGEIALVADTPMDFRAPTPIGERIGQDFEQLKNGNGIDHNWVLNTRGNIAEPCASLESPATGIRLDVYTTEPGIQVYCGNFLDGTVKGKNGVAYGFRAAVCLETQKYPDTPNKPEWPSAVLRPGEKYESRCIYKFSVDE is encoded by the coding sequence ATGAACCGGATGATTATTTTGCTGTGTGCAGCCCTGACGGCCGCATGCGCAGGTGGACAGCAGGACGGGCTGACGCTCTCCGGGCTGAAACAAAGCGATTTCCAGAGCGAGGTGGACGGGAAGAAGACCGACCTGTTCATCTTGAAGAACGATAACGGCATGGAGGTGTGCGTCACCAACCTCGGCGGGCGCATCGTGTCGGTGATGGTTCCCGACCGTGACGGCATCATGCGCGACGTCGTGCTGGGATTCGACAGGATCGCCGATTATGAGACGATTCCGAGTGATTTCGGGGCCACGATCGGCCGCTATGCCAACCGCATCGGTCAGGGTCGGATTACGCTCGACGGCACCGAATACCAGTTGCCGCAGAACAACTACGGCCACTGCCTGCACGGAGGTCCCCGGGGATTCCAGTACCGGGTTTTCGACGCCGTACAGAAAAGTGACCGCGAGGTGGAGCTGACCTACACGGCGAAGGACGGCGAGGAGGGTTTTCCGGGGAATTTCGACTGCCGGGTGACTATGACGCTGACCGACGATAATGCCATCGACATCCGCTATGCCGCCGAAACGGACAAGACCACGGTCGTGAACATGACCAACCACTCCTATTTCAACCTCGACGGAGATCCCTCGAAGGATAACTCGGAATGGTTGCTGACGGTGAACGCCGACAGTTATACGCCGGTCGATTCGACCTTCATGACCACCGGGGAGATTGCTCTGGTGGCGGACACCCCGATGGATTTCCGGGCTCCGACGCCCATCGGCGAGCGCATCGGTCAGGATTTCGAGCAACTGAAAAACGGCAACGGCATCGACCACAACTGGGTGCTGAACACCCGTGGGAACATTGCCGAGCCGTGCGCTTCATTGGAATCGCCCGCCACGGGCATCCGGCTGGATGTCTACACGACCGAGCCCGGCATTCAGGTCTACTGCGGCAATTTCCTCGACGGGACTGTCAAGGGAAAGAACGGGGTCGCTTACGGGTTTCGTGCGGCCGTCTGCCTCGAGACCCAGAAATACCCCGATACGCCCAACAAGCCCGAATGGCCCTCGGCCGTACTGCGCCCCGGCGAAAAGTACGAGAGCCGCTGTATCTATAAATTCTCGGTCGACGAGTAA
- a CDS encoding glycoside hydrolase family 43 protein, with amino-acid sequence MNKLGFWAGCLTALLAVGCTTADAKKNTVVRPQDKTFTNPVIYSDVPDVDVIRVGSDYYMVSTTAHMSPGAPIMHSKDMVNWKIVSYVFDTLDESPKNDLEGGNIYSRGQWAACLRYHDGLFYVFFGTGNKSYLYTAEDPAGKWKRQAVIDEYLHDASMLFDDDGRVYLVYGARHIRIVEFNKDLTGIDPAGLNVEVIPADPPGLLEGAHFYKFDGKYYLTLIWWPDGGIRTQLCFRSDKVGGPYERKTILSDDMGYANHGVAQGCFIDTEDGRWFSMLFQDHGAVGRVPVLTQCRWQNGWPMLGDANGKVAVTMEKPVQGYDEPTQLVVSDDFDKGPALGLTWQWNHNPDNALWSLTERPGYLRLKTGKVVGNIFEARNTLTQRTEGPKCSGVVSLDVSQMKEGDWTGLAAFCSDPGAIAVVCEKDRKYLVMTDRNVEKARAELNGDKFFLRMDCDFTTDDARFWYSLDDKNWKQLGDKFHMIFSMTHFTGNKFALFYYATKTAGGCVDVDFFRYNE; translated from the coding sequence ATGAATAAACTCGGTTTTTGGGCAGGCTGCCTGACGGCGCTGCTCGCGGTGGGCTGCACGACGGCCGATGCGAAGAAGAACACGGTCGTCCGGCCGCAGGACAAGACCTTCACCAATCCCGTGATCTACTCCGACGTGCCGGACGTGGACGTGATCCGCGTCGGGAGCGACTACTACATGGTCAGCACGACGGCCCACATGTCTCCGGGCGCACCCATCATGCACTCGAAGGATATGGTCAACTGGAAGATTGTCAGCTATGTGTTCGACACGCTGGACGAAAGTCCCAAGAACGACCTCGAAGGCGGGAATATCTACAGCCGCGGTCAGTGGGCTGCCTGCCTGCGCTACCACGACGGACTGTTCTACGTCTTCTTCGGTACGGGCAACAAATCCTACCTCTACACGGCGGAGGATCCCGCCGGGAAGTGGAAGCGGCAGGCTGTCATCGACGAATACCTGCACGACGCCTCGATGCTTTTCGACGACGACGGGCGCGTGTACCTCGTCTACGGCGCGCGCCATATTCGTATCGTGGAGTTCAACAAGGACCTGACGGGTATCGACCCTGCCGGGCTGAACGTGGAGGTGATCCCTGCCGATCCCCCGGGGTTGCTGGAGGGTGCTCATTTCTACAAGTTCGACGGGAAATACTACCTGACGCTGATCTGGTGGCCCGACGGGGGTATCCGCACCCAGCTCTGCTTCCGCTCGGACAAGGTTGGGGGACCTTACGAGCGCAAGACGATCCTCTCCGACGACATGGGTTATGCCAACCACGGCGTGGCTCAGGGGTGTTTCATCGACACCGAGGACGGTCGCTGGTTCTCCATGCTGTTTCAGGACCACGGGGCTGTAGGCCGGGTTCCCGTGCTGACGCAGTGCCGCTGGCAGAACGGCTGGCCGATGCTGGGCGATGCCAACGGCAAGGTCGCCGTGACGATGGAGAAACCGGTGCAGGGGTATGACGAGCCGACGCAACTGGTTGTGAGCGACGATTTCGACAAGGGGCCGGCGCTGGGGCTGACGTGGCAGTGGAACCACAATCCGGACAATGCGCTCTGGTCGCTGACCGAGCGTCCGGGTTACCTCCGGCTGAAGACCGGAAAGGTCGTCGGCAATATCTTCGAGGCCCGCAATACGCTGACCCAGCGCACCGAAGGACCCAAATGCAGCGGCGTCGTGTCGCTCGACGTCTCGCAGATGAAGGAGGGCGACTGGACGGGACTGGCGGCTTTCTGTTCGGACCCGGGAGCCATTGCCGTCGTCTGTGAAAAAGACCGTAAGTATCTGGTGATGACCGATCGCAACGTCGAGAAGGCCCGGGCGGAGCTGAACGGCGACAAGTTCTTCCTGCGTATGGACTGCGACTTTACGACCGACGACGCCCGTTTCTGGTACAGCCTCGACGACAAGAACTGGAAGCAGTTGGGCGACAAGTTCCACATGATCTTCAGCATGACGCACTTCACGGGTAACAAGTTTGCGCTGTTTTATTATGCGACCAAGACAGCCGGCGGGTGTGTCGACGTGGATTTCTTCCGATATAACGAATAA
- a CDS encoding glycoside hydrolase family 43 protein, producing MEGTYANPLCDYGPDPWALQHGGWYYYMHTMVDRLVLWKTRDVTDIRNAGQKTIWIPTDPSNKYNLWAPEIHNIGGKWYVYYAADDGNSDNHQMYVLENPNADPFDGEFVMKGRISTDKDNNWAIDGSVFEHKGVLYMVWSGWQTRRVDTETQCIYIARMKNPWTLDSERVLISKPELDWERHYRNESGWNPAHKVFVNEGPQPVKSPRGKYIHILYSASGVWTPHYALGMLTAATDADLLDPASWKKSPQPVFRQSPENGVYGTGHNSIFKSPDGKEDYILYHARDTQVDPPGMGDTRKPRAQKIEWGADDYPVLGTPAPKYHRLKKPSGTPAKQIANAKSE from the coding sequence TTGGAGGGGACTTATGCCAATCCGCTGTGCGATTACGGTCCTGATCCTTGGGCCTTGCAGCACGGAGGCTGGTATTATTACATGCACACGATGGTCGACCGGCTGGTGCTGTGGAAGACCCGCGACGTGACCGACATCCGCAATGCCGGGCAAAAGACGATCTGGATACCGACCGATCCCTCGAACAAGTACAACCTCTGGGCACCGGAGATACACAACATCGGCGGCAAATGGTATGTCTACTATGCGGCTGACGATGGTAATTCGGACAACCACCAGATGTATGTGCTGGAGAATCCCAATGCGGATCCGTTCGACGGGGAGTTCGTGATGAAGGGGCGCATCAGCACCGACAAGGATAATAACTGGGCTATCGACGGCTCGGTCTTCGAGCACAAAGGCGTTCTTTATATGGTGTGGTCCGGCTGGCAGACGCGCCGTGTCGACACCGAGACGCAGTGCATCTACATCGCCCGGATGAAGAACCCTTGGACGCTGGATTCCGAGCGGGTGCTGATCTCCAAGCCGGAGTTGGACTGGGAACGCCATTACCGCAACGAGTCGGGCTGGAATCCGGCTCACAAAGTCTTCGTCAATGAGGGCCCCCAACCGGTGAAGAGCCCCCGCGGCAAGTATATCCACATCCTCTACTCGGCCAGCGGTGTCTGGACGCCCCATTACGCGCTGGGCATGTTGACGGCCGCGACTGACGCCGACCTGCTGGACCCGGCCTCTTGGAAGAAATCCCCACAGCCGGTCTTCCGTCAGTCACCCGAAAACGGGGTCTACGGCACGGGACACAACAGCATCTTCAAGTCGCCCGACGGCAAGGAGGATTACATCCTCTACCATGCACGGGACACGCAGGTGGACCCTCCGGGGATGGGAGATACCCGGAAACCCCGGGCACAGAAGATCGAATGGGGAGCCGACGACTACCCGGTGCTGGGAACTCCGGCCCCGAAGTATCACCGGCTAAAAAAACCGTCGGGAACGCCGGCAAAACAGATTGCTAACGCTAAATCGGAATGA